The following coding sequences lie in one Hippopotamus amphibius kiboko isolate mHipAmp2 chromosome 17, mHipAmp2.hap2, whole genome shotgun sequence genomic window:
- the LOC130839613 gene encoding zinc finger protein 501-like produces the protein HVPYSEEKRHIFDPFGKSVKWNLSPIKSRRTSKKKTYSCSDCGKNFSDRSNFFRHERIHTGEKPYKCDDCGKAFIQSSSLTEHQRTHTGEKPYKCKVCGKAFTVNSSLVQHQRIHTGEKPYKCNECRKAFSDYSSFIQHQRIHSGEKPYECIDCEKSFTDISSLTQHQRIHTGVKPYKCNDCGKAFRRSTHLTQHQRTHTGEKPYKCNECGKAFSAHSTFTQHQRIHTGEKPYTCSECGKGFPENSSLTKHHRIHTGEKPYECSECGKAFSQSTHLIQHQRLHTEEKPFKCDKCGKAFGNSSILIRHHQLHTLESS, from the coding sequence CATGTTCCTTATTCAGAAGAGAAACGACATATATTTGATCCATTTGGGAAGAGTGTCAAATGGAACTTATCTCCAATTAAAAGTCGAAGAACTTCTAAAAAGAAAACTTATAGTTGTAGTGACTgtggaaaaaatttcagtgacCGTTCAAACTTTTTTCGTCATGAGAGgattcatactggtgagaaaccttACAAGTGTGATGACTGTGGAAAAGCATTTATCCAGAGTTCATCTCTTACTGAACATCAGAGAACtcatactggagaaaaaccctataAATGTAAAGTTTGTGGGAAAGCATTCACTGTAAATTCATCTCTTGttcaacatcagagaattcatactggggagaaaccttataaatgtaatgaatgCAGGAAAGCCTTCAGTGACTACTCATCCTTTATTCAACATCAAAGAATTCACAGTGgcgagaaaccctatgaatgtattGATTGTGAGAAGTCCTTCACTGATATCTCATCTCTTACacaacatcagagaattcacactggagtGAAACCCTATAAATGTAATGATTGTGGGAAGGCATTCAGACGAAGTACACACCTTACACAACACCAGAGAACTCATACTGGGGAAAAGCCTTataaatgtaatgagtgtggaaAAGCATTCAGTGCCCACTCAACCTTTACACAACACCAAAggattcacactggagaaaaaccctatacatgcagtgaatgtgggaagggCTTTCCTGAAAACTCATCCCTTACTAAACATCAtcgaattcatactggagagaaaccttatgagtGTAGTGAATGTGGTAAAGCTTTTAGCCAGAGCACTCATCTTATTCAACATCAGAGACTTCATACTGAGGAGAAACCCTTTAAATGTGATAAATGTGGAAAAGCATTTGGTAACAGTTCAATCCTGATCAGACATCATCAGCTTCACACTTTAGAGTCATCCTAA